The sequence AGAAGGCCCCATAGATCTTTGGGGAAGAAAGGAAGTGCGCAGACAAACTAGTGGACATCGGACAAAGGAGATTATTGGATCTTCGCCATGCAAGCTCATCTGAGATCTCAAGGGAACAACGAGTCCGGCCATGAGCTGATGGGATCCAGGTACATCTGCCCCTCCTCCGACCACGGGCTCATTATGTCCATGAGCCAGTTCGGCCTCTGGCTTCCCTCCGCTGCATGGCCCTGGTTCACCGTGTTGATCCTCTCCATCGGCAGCGGCATCATCCCCGTGACAGTGGCCGCGGGAACCACTGGCATGGGTGGTGGCGGAGGGGCCATGGCCAGCCGCTTGAGGAGCTCCTCTCTCCTGTCGCTGACCTCCTTCAGCTTGGTCTCCACCGACCAGGCGAGGGCGGAGGCATCCTCCACGTCCAGGTCGTCGAAGCTGCGGCCATGGAACCCCTCCCACGTCAGCCATGTCATCTCGATCTCCCGGTTCTCGCGCTGCTGCCTGCGGAGCTGCTCCAGAAGCTTGGCGATCCGCTGGTGGAGGAAGGCCTCCTGGTTGACCATCTTCCGGCTGCGCTCGATTTCCGGCATGCTCTTGAATCGCGCCATCATCTGCACAGCCTCCTGGAGGGACGGCCACGCCACCGGCTGGTTTTCGTGCGGCGTGTACACCACCACGCACGCCTCCACGCCGCACAGGATGCTCAGCTCCCGCACCTTCTTTATCAGCCCCTTGCGCCGCTTCTTCAGGGTGGCGCGGCGGGTGGCGTCGTTGACGATCCATGCCAGCTTCACCTTGTTCCGGGCCATAGCAGGCAAGGACCGAGCTTCGTACACCCCCTTCCGTTGCCATCGTCATTCATTTATAGGGCAGCCGAACACGAAGGGGTGTGAACGGGCTACCAACGGGATTCGAACGGGATCGGATATCCACCTCGGTCCACAAACACCATTACATAATACGATTGGAGAAACGTCATTGGTGCGTGGCCATCAGCCACGTCAATCGTTGTCAGAGGTGAGTAATCGAACCGCGAACTCCCTGTTCCGATACCGGCACCCGATCCGAACCTCTCACCCGCGAGGTCCGCTCGGCTGCGCCACCAACAACAGCAAACAGCTGCATCAGCGAGCACACGCCGGACAAGCGTCCAATCGAAAACGATATGGGAATCACCCATATCCACTGCACTTGTGACCGTCAATGGGGAATCCACGGGAAGGTACAGCTCAGCACCCGTGCATGCATGTGGCGTGCCCTAACCCGcacatcctctctctctcgctctctctctgtaTCTTTGCGTGTGTGCATGTACTGCAGCGGTGCCATAGCCGATCAAGATTGGAAGGGGGAAGTATTCTGATCAAGTTTGGAAGGGGGAAATATTTTGATGTTGCGGTTGGTTGATCTGATTTTGATCTCCCAACTGTTACGAAATATAACTGTTACGATATCATCTGTCACGAACTCTCGGAGATGAATAAGTAATTACATCAACTTCAGAAAATAAGCTACTTTCCTTTACCAATGCCAGGTTCGTCTGAGTCACTGCGCCACAGAAGTAGGCCCCATCAAGGTAGGCGAATGGGTCCAATACGGTTTTTGATTTGATAGGCTTCATGGGGAGAGCCCATTATTAGGCCCATGGATGGGATCTTTCGGTGGGTCCCATCAAAGCAGGCAAATGATAGCGAGGCTCAGTATTAGGCCCAATAAGGCCCATGAACGGGTCGTTTTCATCGTTCCTCCCAAACCATTCGATCGTCCTAAAACCCTCTTCTCGCTTCTCCTCTTGCTtctgtcatcatcatcgtcaACATCATCTGATGCTTGTCGTAGGTATGTCTGAAGATCTTGATCCTACTCTCATCTTGATCTTACTCTCATCAAAGCAGGGAAATGATAGCGAGGCTCAGTATTGGGCGCAATGAGGCCCATGAATGGGTCCTTTTCATCCTTCCTCCCAAACCCTTCCATGGTCCTGAAACCCAAACCGTCGTCTTCTCGCTTCTCCTCTTGCTTCTGTCATCATCATCTGATGCTTGTCGTAGGTATGTCTGAAGAACTTGATCTCACTCTCATCTTGGTTTCAGACATGTAGTATCCGGAACTGGGTCTCTGTGTTCTGCTTGATGGGCTGCACCGATCGTTTGATACGCAGTTAGCTTTCGTGTGATTGAAATGATGAGATTATAGATTTTTTAAACTACCATTTGttcgttctttttttcttttttcttatatgTTTATAATCGTTTAAGCAGCGTTCTTTGAATACTCATCATCGAGCTGTTCATTAGGGGGGAGaagtagacttttttttttttgtgcagaaACCTTGATTAGTTTTCCTTCACTAGTTGCTTTTACAACGCCAAGATgacactttttctttttcttatatctCATTGCAATCAtctacatgatcattttggtgccCGGTTATCTTTCCAGAGATATTAACCGAAAAAAGGTTCTAATCTGGTTAGGGTAGTTCAATGGACTAACCTGCCATGAGCAATGCTTTCATAGTTTTATATAGTCTATTTCCTTTAACcttcttaaaatttcagaagagcAGACTTGACGAGGAGCAGAGTGTCAGGCCGAACAAGTTAAAGAAAGTAGAAGTTTTATGTGAATGACT comes from Musa acuminata AAA Group cultivar baxijiao chromosome BXJ3-3, Cavendish_Baxijiao_AAA, whole genome shotgun sequence and encodes:
- the LOC103979548 gene encoding agamous-like MADS-box protein AGL80, translated to MARNKVKLAWIVNDATRRATLKKRRKGLIKKVRELSILCGVEACVVVYTPHENQPVAWPSLQEAVQMMARFKSMPEIERSRKMVNQEAFLHQRIAKLLEQLRRQQRENREIEMTWLTWEGFHGRSFDDLDVEDASALAWSVETKLKEVSDRREELLKRLAMAPPPPPMPVVPAATVTGMMPLPMERINTVNQGHAAEGSQRPNWLMDIMSPWSEEGQMYLDPISSWPDSLFP